One part of the Panthera leo isolate Ple1 chromosome D4, P.leo_Ple1_pat1.1, whole genome shotgun sequence genome encodes these proteins:
- the LOC122204593 gene encoding olfactory receptor 50-like — translation MKKDNQSSVSEFLLLGLPMWTEKQGIYYTLFLAMYLTTVLGNLLIMLLVRLDSRLHTPMYFFLSHLAFTDISFSSVTAPKMLMNMQTQSQSISYAGCISQLYFFLFWGDLDSFLLTSMAYDRYVAICHPLHYTTIMSQNLCFLLVIVSWLLSCASALLHTLLLTHLSFRGDNALPHFFCDLSALLKLSSSDTTVNELVIFTVGVVVITLPLICILVSYGHIGATILKVPLTKGICKALSTCGSHLSVVSLYYGAIIGLYFFPSSDNSNDKDVIVAVLYTLVTPMLNPFIYSLRNRDMKGALGHLLNKGLFSPC, via the coding sequence atgaAGAAGGATAATCAGAGCAGTGTGTCTGAGTTCCTCCTCCTGGGGCTCCCCATGTGGACAGAGAAGCAAGGCATATACTACACTCTTTTCCTGGCCATGTACCTGACCACAGTGCTGGGGAACCTGCTCATCATGCTGCTTGTCAGGCTGGACTCTcgcctccacacccccatgtatttcttcctcagcCACTTGGCCTTCACTGACATCTCTTTCTCATCAGTCACAGCTCCAAAGATGCTCATGAACATGCAAACACAGAGTCAATCCATCTCATATGCTGGATGCATTTCCCAGctgtatttcttcttattttggggGGATCTTGACAGCTTCCTTCTCACATCAATGGCATATGACAGGTACGTGGCCATCTGTCACCCCCTCCACTACACCACCATCATGAGTCAGAACTTGTGTTTCCTGCTAGTAATTGTGTCCTGGCTCCTCTCCTGTGCTAGTGCCCTTTTGCACACCCTCCTCCTGACTCATCTCTCTTTCCGTGGAGACAATGCTCTCCCCCACTTCTTCTGTGACCTCTCTGCCTTACTTAAGCTCTCCAGCTCAGATACCACAGTCAATGAGCTGGTTATCTTCACTGTAGGAGTGGTGGTCATTACCCTGCCATTAATATGCATCCTGGTCTCTTATGGCCACATTGGAGCCACTATCCTGAAGGTCCCCTTGACCAAGGGAATCTGTAAAGCTCTGTCCACATGCGGTTCTCACCTTTCTGTGGTGTCTCTGTACTATGGAGCAATTATTGGACTGTACTTCTTTCCCTCATCCGATAACTCCAATGACAAGGATGTCATTGTGGCTGTATTGTACACTCTGGTCACTCCCATGCTAAATCCCTTTATCTACAGTCTGAGAAATCGAGATATGAAAGGAGCGCTAGGACATCTACTCAATAAAGGACTATTTTCACCATGTTGA